A genomic window from Halomonas sp. LR3S48 includes:
- the flgA gene encoding flagellar basal body P-ring formation chaperone FlgA, with protein sequence MRLTRFALLLSLSMLGFMTIATASADDTELLQTVHGFLHEEARALGDELVIELHPPSARLPACEFPEPFLTRPGEVPLGRVSVGVRCGTDGRQVRYLQAEVGVVGEYPVLAAPLSTGEAVRRDHLEMRSGNLADLPNRTLLDIDEIVGQVATRPLAPGQPLQAHQFRSLPLVERNQRVVVEARGSSFRVSREGQALEPGALGDRIRVRFDSREVVTAEVVGEGTLAVDF encoded by the coding sequence ATGCGCCTGACCCGCTTTGCCCTGCTGCTCTCGCTATCGATGCTCGGTTTCATGACGATCGCGACAGCCTCGGCCGACGACACCGAACTACTGCAGACAGTGCACGGCTTCCTGCATGAGGAAGCTCGGGCCTTGGGCGACGAACTCGTCATCGAACTGCACCCGCCCTCCGCCAGGTTACCGGCCTGTGAATTCCCCGAGCCGTTCCTCACGCGCCCGGGAGAAGTCCCTCTGGGGCGTGTTTCCGTGGGCGTACGCTGCGGCACCGACGGCCGCCAGGTACGTTACCTGCAAGCAGAAGTTGGCGTGGTGGGTGAATATCCGGTGCTCGCCGCCCCGCTGTCGACGGGTGAGGCCGTACGCCGCGACCACCTGGAGATGCGATCGGGAAATCTTGCCGACTTGCCGAACCGCACCTTGCTCGATATCGATGAGATCGTCGGTCAGGTGGCGACACGCCCACTCGCTCCCGGCCAGCCTCTGCAGGCCCACCAGTTTCGCAGCCTGCCGCTGGTGGAGAGAAACCAGCGTGTCGTGGTCGAAGCCAGAGGGTCGTCGTTCCGTGTATCCCGTGAGGGTCAGGCCCTGGAGCCTGGGGCCTTGGGCGACCGCATAAGGGTTCGCTTCGATAGCCGCGAGGTTGTGACCGCCGAGGTAGTCGGAGAGGGCACCCTTGCCGTAGACTTCTGA
- the flgM gene encoding flagellar biosynthesis anti-sigma factor FlgM, with protein sequence MKINNQNPLTRPAQTTPREETQPVKGASPAGQQEPGPSAATHLSQKAADTSRDVDMARVEEIREAIRDGRLEIRADRIADALIESLAAESRGE encoded by the coding sequence GTGAAAATCAACAACCAGAACCCCCTGACTCGCCCGGCCCAGACGACGCCGCGCGAGGAGACTCAGCCAGTCAAGGGCGCCTCTCCTGCGGGACAGCAGGAGCCCGGCCCGTCGGCCGCCACCCATCTCAGCCAGAAGGCTGCCGATACCTCACGTGACGTCGACATGGCGCGGGTCGAGGAGATTCGCGAGGCCATTCGCGATGGGCGGCTGGAAATTCGTGCCGACCGCATCGCCGACGCCCTGATCGAATCCCTGGCAGCGGAGAGCCGCGGGGAATGA
- a CDS encoding flagella synthesis protein FlgN: MSLTKLLQEQQQRLGGVIELLQQERSVLAEARIDGNALGEIAERKQTLLAKLEASETLRQGVQQRLGYANGAEGARQAAADAGCERAWTHTLELTREAQRLNTLNGKLVELRMEQNTRLLTFMHQAAEKTVYRASGRVAAQSGRINASV, translated from the coding sequence ATGAGCCTGACGAAGCTTCTTCAGGAACAGCAGCAGCGCCTGGGCGGCGTCATTGAACTGCTTCAGCAGGAACGCTCCGTGCTGGCCGAGGCACGAATCGACGGCAACGCGCTCGGCGAGATCGCCGAACGCAAACAGACGCTGCTGGCGAAGCTCGAGGCCAGCGAAACGCTGCGCCAAGGCGTACAGCAGCGTCTGGGCTATGCCAATGGGGCGGAAGGCGCTCGCCAGGCGGCAGCCGATGCCGGCTGCGAGCGCGCCTGGACACACACGCTGGAGCTGACCCGTGAAGCCCAGCGCCTCAATACGCTGAACGGAAAACTGGTGGAACTGCGCATGGAGCAGAACACCCGCCTTCTGACGTTCATGCATCAGGCCGCCGAGAAGACCGTATATCGCGCCAGTGGGCGTGTTGCCGCCCAATCGGGACGCATCAACGCTTCTGTCTAG
- a CDS encoding diguanylate cyclase, whose protein sequence is MAPIASLARSICSLQGRLLAGLAMTWLVIVGVVLVLAWLFGKGLVDDANLSHLRYESRLIADDLTRQVDRRLGALQRLERALRDAEGDELPSRLTNSQVLMEWFEGLMVTDAEGRVVADWPVVPGRVGLETADTEYFRMVRHSPWPYVSRPFIGRASGDSLVLMLVPRFDEQGRFAGVVGGMINLAQGGLFRRLETIRLGEDGYVSVYTAEGERLFHPRRQPPAEQGYVPSDLPMLQLALDGWQGETVAKGSSGTPALMSYRQIWPANWVVKVAVPQAQVRQPLGDFLGRLWWAWLILAGMMLVAMRLLVRRLLRPLHRLERQIAQVGAGERRYLELSTNMHELRQVASSFNRLEHERLAALEHLRDRQAFLDAVLGSTPIGMFVADLNGRLNYLNPALLEMLGLDALHSNKEWWERIHPADQRGAEDMWRHTLATGNDFVRQMRFLHPNGATLWVEVHASQVQGNEQSLGFVGMVKDITERRQQEALQRWEAEHDPLTGLLNRRGFERRLEEALAEYSKTGTPSVLILFDLDHFKPINDEGGHALGDEMLRRVAQVVAWEVRRSDHVARQGGDEFAVLLPSCTLKQAGEIAESLRRAVSEVTVTNEEKTYSITLSMGVTALQEGDESAEVVLARADEASYQAKADGRNTVVITTFDDDLIDSLW, encoded by the coding sequence ATGGCACCTATCGCGTCCCTGGCTCGCTCGATCTGCTCGCTGCAGGGGCGCCTCCTTGCTGGACTGGCCATGACTTGGCTGGTGATCGTCGGCGTCGTTCTGGTACTGGCCTGGCTGTTCGGCAAGGGGCTCGTCGACGACGCCAATCTTTCGCATCTGCGCTATGAGTCGCGGCTGATTGCCGATGACCTCACCCGGCAGGTTGACCGCAGGTTGGGTGCGCTCCAGCGACTCGAGCGGGCTCTGCGCGATGCCGAAGGGGATGAGCTGCCGTCCCGGTTGACGAATAGTCAGGTGCTGATGGAGTGGTTCGAAGGGTTGATGGTGACCGATGCAGAGGGCCGCGTCGTTGCGGATTGGCCCGTCGTGCCGGGACGAGTGGGGCTTGAAACCGCCGATACGGAATATTTCCGCATGGTTCGGCATTCACCATGGCCCTACGTGAGCCGCCCTTTCATCGGCCGGGCGAGCGGCGATTCCCTGGTGCTCATGCTGGTGCCGCGCTTCGATGAGCAAGGGCGCTTTGCCGGTGTGGTCGGCGGTATGATCAACCTTGCTCAAGGTGGACTGTTTCGCCGGCTGGAGACGATCCGCTTGGGCGAGGATGGCTACGTATCGGTATACACCGCAGAGGGCGAGCGTCTCTTTCATCCGCGCCGCCAGCCGCCGGCGGAACAAGGGTATGTTCCAAGCGATCTGCCCATGCTGCAGCTCGCACTGGACGGCTGGCAGGGCGAGACGGTCGCCAAGGGAAGTAGCGGTACTCCGGCTCTCATGTCGTATCGCCAGATCTGGCCGGCTAACTGGGTCGTCAAGGTGGCAGTGCCCCAGGCCCAGGTGCGACAACCCTTGGGCGATTTCCTGGGCCGACTGTGGTGGGCCTGGCTGATACTGGCGGGCATGATGCTGGTCGCCATGCGTTTGCTGGTCAGGCGATTGCTGCGTCCCTTGCATCGTCTCGAGCGGCAGATCGCCCAGGTCGGGGCGGGCGAGAGGCGCTATCTGGAACTCTCAACCAACATGCATGAGCTGCGTCAGGTCGCCAGTAGCTTCAACCGGCTCGAGCACGAGCGACTGGCGGCGCTGGAACACCTGCGCGATCGCCAGGCGTTTCTCGACGCTGTGCTCGGCTCTACTCCCATTGGCATGTTCGTGGCGGATCTGAACGGTCGCCTCAACTATCTGAACCCGGCGCTTCTCGAGATGCTCGGACTCGATGCGCTGCATAGCAACAAGGAGTGGTGGGAGCGCATCCATCCCGCTGACCAGCGGGGCGCCGAGGACATGTGGCGCCATACCCTGGCGACCGGCAACGACTTCGTGCGTCAAATGCGTTTCCTTCACCCGAACGGGGCTACCCTGTGGGTCGAGGTGCATGCCAGTCAGGTGCAGGGCAACGAGCAGTCGCTGGGCTTCGTGGGCATGGTCAAGGACATCACCGAGCGACGGCAGCAGGAGGCGCTGCAGCGCTGGGAAGCCGAACACGACCCCTTGACCGGGCTCCTCAACCGGCGTGGTTTCGAGCGACGCCTCGAGGAGGCGTTGGCGGAGTATTCCAAGACCGGCACTCCCTCGGTGCTGATCCTGTTCGACCTCGACCACTTCAAGCCGATCAACGATGAGGGTGGACACGCCCTGGGTGACGAAATGTTGCGGCGAGTCGCCCAGGTTGTGGCCTGGGAAGTGCGACGCAGCGACCATGTTGCCCGTCAGGGTGGGGATGAGTTCGCCGTCCTGTTGCCCAGCTGTACGCTCAAGCAGGCCGGCGAAATTGCAGAGTCCTTACGGCGTGCCGTATCCGAAGTCACCGTGACCAATGAGGAGAAGACCTACAGCATCACGCTCAGCATGGGGGTCACGGCGCTGCAAGAGGGGGATGAATCGGCGGAGGTCGTGCTTGCCCGCGCCGACGAGGCGAGCTACCAAGCCAAGGCAGATGGGCGCAATACCGTGGTGATTACAACCTTCGACGATGATCTGATCGACAGCCTCTGGTAG
- a CDS encoding diguanylate cyclase domain-containing protein produces the protein MVITDGDGIIMLVNDAFCRIAGSDGDETTGWPIEHFYLSRRTPSQLPVTADTASGLTHSWQQEVLCRRADGESLPVLMTVDALLDEHQQPRHFLHTFVQLTSANGGMLDDRHWIHIDPITGLPNWLLLRDRLSHALAQAERADTTLALLFIDIDRFKNLNDTIGHIEGDRLLGELAQRLQREVRNKDTLARLGSDQFVVLLEKDGTAESAQLVAERLQEALEPPFTSGDRYLLMTASIGIALYPTDAEDVESLLAAARSAMFIARKKGPGRLAFVDHRLTAQLKEKHRLESLLSEAVHMPNQHFELHYQPELDRHSLRCTGMEAVLHWRLPKRWQHPPGHYLDILARLGLGVRLNRWMIQTAIADHRRWHDTDSPLGRLPVSIQLCESHLAQDTFDHRPLDHFLRHQEVSAFDWLTLKVPAQGLGGDLDKATHLLKRLERLGIRLAVEGFGKDSVDLSWLSRLPFCKATIDAQLAGIHHDGRRLVEASCRMLNALDIEPVIVGIDNESVATNLEAVSARLVQGNLYGPAMTAEALTSWLEEHGPADA, from the coding sequence ATGGTCATCACCGATGGCGATGGCATCATCATGCTGGTCAACGATGCCTTCTGTCGCATCGCGGGCAGCGACGGTGACGAAACGACTGGGTGGCCGATAGAACATTTCTATCTTTCCCGGCGCACGCCTTCACAGCTGCCTGTCACCGCTGACACAGCATCGGGCCTGACGCATTCCTGGCAACAAGAAGTCCTCTGCCGTCGCGCCGACGGTGAGTCGCTGCCGGTCTTGATGACGGTCGACGCCCTGCTCGACGAACACCAGCAGCCACGCCACTTTCTGCACACCTTCGTCCAGCTCACCAGCGCCAACGGTGGAATGCTCGACGACCGTCACTGGATACACATCGACCCCATCACGGGCCTGCCCAACTGGCTGCTGCTGCGAGACCGCCTGAGCCATGCGCTGGCCCAGGCCGAGCGCGCCGACACCACCCTTGCGCTGCTGTTCATCGATATCGACCGATTCAAGAACCTGAACGATACGATAGGGCATATCGAGGGGGACCGCTTGCTGGGCGAGCTGGCCCAACGCTTGCAGCGTGAGGTGCGCAACAAGGATACCCTGGCGCGGCTCGGTAGCGACCAGTTCGTGGTGCTGCTGGAGAAGGATGGAACCGCCGAGTCGGCGCAGTTGGTTGCTGAACGCCTGCAGGAAGCCCTGGAACCGCCATTCACGTCAGGGGATCGCTACCTGCTGATGACGGCATCGATCGGCATCGCGCTCTACCCTACCGATGCGGAGGATGTCGAGTCGCTGCTGGCGGCCGCGCGCAGCGCCATGTTCATTGCTCGCAAGAAGGGACCTGGCCGCCTCGCCTTCGTCGACCATCGATTGACGGCGCAACTCAAGGAAAAGCACCGGCTCGAAAGCCTGCTCAGCGAAGCCGTCCATATGCCGAATCAACACTTCGAGCTGCACTACCAGCCGGAGCTCGATCGGCACAGCCTTCGCTGTACTGGCATGGAAGCCGTGCTGCACTGGAGACTCCCCAAGCGCTGGCAACATCCACCGGGGCATTATCTGGATATTCTCGCCCGCCTGGGGCTTGGCGTACGACTCAACCGCTGGATGATCCAGACGGCGATAGCCGATCATCGCCGCTGGCACGACACCGACTCACCTCTGGGAAGGCTGCCGGTTTCCATTCAGCTGTGTGAATCGCACCTGGCACAGGACACCTTCGACCATCGGCCACTGGACCATTTCCTGCGACATCAGGAAGTGAGCGCCTTCGACTGGCTGACACTGAAAGTTCCCGCCCAGGGCCTTGGCGGCGACCTCGACAAGGCCACCCATCTGCTGAAGCGGCTCGAGCGGCTCGGTATCCGCCTCGCCGTCGAGGGATTCGGCAAAGACTCCGTGGATCTTTCGTGGCTGTCTCGCCTGCCCTTTTGCAAAGCCACCATCGATGCCCAGTTGGCCGGTATTCACCATGATGGGCGGCGCCTGGTGGAAGCATCGTGCCGCATGCTCAATGCCCTCGATATCGAGCCCGTGATCGTCGGTATCGACAATGAAAGCGTGGCAACCAACCTGGAGGCGGTTTCCGCACGGCTCGTGCAAGGCAACCTGTATGGCCCGGCCATGACGGCGGAGGCATTGACGTCATGGCTCGAAGAGCATGGACCAGCCGACGCATGA
- a CDS encoding amidase, translating into MSDTDLGTMDAGQLRQLFESGAASPLEATRAALERIDRFNASVNAYVVVDREGAEAAAEASTRRWREGRPYSCIDGIPVSLKDLTESRGLPARKGSLTESNAPCERDSPPARMLREAGAVILGKTNTPEFGWKAITDNRVFGATANPWDTGLTPGGSSGGAAVAAALNMGVLHQGGDSGGSIRIPASFCGVFGFKPTFGWVPEWPRSKEASLSHLGPLTRTVADAARMLNVIGRYDYRDPYALRGQPHDWGEELGRGIEGMRIAYSPTLGYARVEPEVAECVRKAACRLADLGAEVEEVDPGFESPIRIFNTLWFTASLALYREHGERQRRLLDPGLVADAKRAEQLSALDMFYALKERARLTERLEHFNQRYHLVMTPSVAVSPFPLNLDVPPYTGMRDWEEWAPFSYPFNLSQQPAASVPCGFTPNGLPVGFQLAGGKHDDARVLRVSHTYLSAFPPRFPDELDLARSG; encoded by the coding sequence GTGAGCGATACCGATCTCGGCACCATGGATGCAGGTCAGCTTCGCCAGCTTTTCGAAAGTGGCGCGGCTTCTCCCTTGGAGGCAACGCGAGCTGCACTCGAGCGTATCGATCGCTTCAACGCTAGCGTCAATGCCTACGTCGTGGTCGACAGGGAGGGGGCAGAAGCGGCCGCAGAGGCTTCGACCCGACGCTGGCGCGAAGGGCGTCCATACAGCTGCATCGATGGCATTCCCGTCTCGTTGAAGGATCTGACCGAATCTCGCGGCCTGCCGGCGCGCAAGGGATCGCTGACGGAATCGAACGCCCCCTGTGAGCGGGACTCCCCACCGGCGCGTATGCTGCGCGAGGCGGGTGCGGTAATCCTGGGCAAGACCAATACACCGGAATTCGGCTGGAAGGCCATTACCGATAATCGAGTCTTCGGCGCGACGGCCAACCCATGGGACACTGGTCTGACGCCGGGCGGTTCGTCGGGCGGTGCGGCGGTCGCGGCGGCGCTCAATATGGGAGTGCTGCATCAGGGCGGCGATTCAGGCGGCTCGATCCGCATACCCGCGTCATTCTGCGGCGTGTTCGGCTTCAAGCCCACCTTTGGCTGGGTGCCGGAATGGCCGCGTTCCAAGGAGGCCTCGCTCTCCCACCTGGGGCCATTGACTCGAACCGTAGCCGATGCGGCAAGGATGCTGAACGTGATCGGGCGGTACGACTATCGAGACCCTTACGCCTTGCGTGGGCAACCCCATGATTGGGGAGAAGAGCTTGGGCGGGGGATCGAGGGCATGCGAATCGCTTATTCGCCCACGCTGGGCTATGCCCGGGTGGAGCCGGAGGTGGCCGAATGTGTCCGCAAGGCAGCCTGCCGGCTTGCGGACCTCGGGGCCGAAGTGGAGGAGGTGGACCCCGGCTTCGAATCGCCCATACGTATTTTCAATACCCTCTGGTTCACTGCGTCACTTGCGCTGTATCGCGAGCACGGCGAGCGCCAGCGACGGCTGCTCGACCCCGGCCTGGTGGCCGATGCGAAGCGGGCCGAACAGCTGAGTGCGCTGGACATGTTCTACGCTCTCAAGGAGCGGGCGCGTCTGACGGAGAGGCTCGAACACTTTAATCAGCGTTACCACCTGGTCATGACGCCTTCAGTGGCAGTGAGCCCCTTTCCTCTCAATCTCGACGTGCCGCCATATACCGGCATGCGCGACTGGGAGGAGTGGGCGCCGTTCTCCTATCCTTTCAACCTCAGCCAGCAGCCAGCGGCATCCGTTCCCTGCGGCTTTACGCCGAATGGCCTACCCGTGGGTTTTCAACTGGCAGGCGGCAAGCATGACGATGCCAGGGTGTTGCGGGTCAGTCACACTTATCTCTCGGCTTTTCCGCCGCGCTTTCCCGATGAGCTGGACCTGGCGCGAAGTGGCTAG
- the uvrY gene encoding UvrY/SirA/GacA family response regulator transcription factor encodes MIKVLIVDDHHLVRTSLARLLENEEDIDVVGEAASGEEAITLCRELEPDVILMDLRMPGIGGLEATRKIMRNNTDVRILALTGFMEDNFAQRMLDAGAGGFISKDTHVPDMVDAIRSVFAGHRYISPDIAQRLVLSRFDSEENPFDKLSQRELQVAMMIVNCQRVSEISDRLFLSPKTVNTYRYRIFEKLGVETDVELTHLGLKHGLIEGFDTTN; translated from the coding sequence TTGATCAAGGTGCTCATTGTCGACGATCATCATCTGGTTCGCACCAGTCTTGCTCGCTTGCTCGAGAACGAAGAGGACATAGATGTGGTGGGCGAAGCCGCCAGCGGCGAAGAAGCCATCACGCTATGTCGCGAGCTCGAGCCGGACGTCATTCTGATGGACCTGCGCATGCCGGGCATCGGCGGTCTCGAAGCGACCCGCAAGATAATGCGCAACAATACAGACGTGCGCATCCTGGCGCTGACCGGCTTCATGGAAGACAATTTCGCACAGCGCATGCTCGACGCCGGCGCAGGCGGCTTCATCAGCAAGGATACCCACGTACCGGACATGGTCGACGCCATCCGCAGCGTATTTGCCGGGCATCGCTACATCAGCCCCGACATCGCCCAGCGCCTGGTGCTCTCGCGTTTCGACTCGGAAGAGAATCCCTTCGACAAGCTCTCGCAGCGTGAGCTGCAAGTGGCCATGATGATCGTCAACTGCCAACGGGTCTCGGAAATTTCCGACCGACTGTTCCTCAGTCCCAAGACCGTCAACACCTATCGCTACCGGATTTTCGAGAAGCTTGGTGTCGAGACCGACGTGGAACTGACGCACCTGGGATTGAAGCATGGCCTGATCGAAGGTTTCGATACCACCAACTGA
- the uvrC gene encoding excinuclease ABC subunit UvrC: protein MTFDPRQFLANLTQAPGIYRMLDERGDTLYVGKAKRLKARLASYFRGALNTKTQAMVSRIADVQVTVTRSEIEALLLEQTLIKELRPTYNILLRDDKSYPFVFASDRHPYPALEYKRARRRHDDGRYLGPYPSSGAVRESLSLMQKIFRIRNCEDSVFSHRTRPCLQYQIQRCSAPCVGYISEADYRRDLEHAVMCLEGRSEQVTQELTDAMEAASRDLAFEDAARLRDQIQHLRQLQQRQFVDTEGGDADAFALAEREGALCISVLAVRQGRLLGARHHSPDNGLGLEASELLGEFVSQYYIGQEREIPREVITTLPLPDCDILESALSSRAERRVRVTHKVRGHRSQWLELARTNAEQQLASRLASQNELDRRFDSLQEALALEMHIERLECFDISHSHGEATVASCVVFDRNGPRKSDYRRFNIESVTAGDDYAAMRQALSRRFRRLAEGEGMMPDILLLDGGKGQLNLARDVLGELGLDTIRLLGVAKGTTRKAGLETLFIETVDRTLDLPTASPALHLIQHVRDEAHRFAITGHRNRRDKARRSSALEDIDGIGPKRRRELLRFFGGLQGVKQASREELARVPGISATLAETIHRSLHG from the coding sequence ATGACCTTCGACCCGAGGCAGTTCCTTGCCAACCTCACACAAGCCCCCGGCATTTACCGGATGCTGGACGAGCGCGGCGATACCCTCTATGTAGGCAAGGCCAAGCGGCTCAAGGCCCGCTTGGCCAGCTATTTTCGTGGTGCGCTCAACACCAAGACCCAGGCCATGGTGTCTCGCATCGCTGACGTCCAGGTTACGGTAACACGTAGCGAGATCGAGGCCCTGCTCCTCGAGCAGACCTTGATCAAGGAGCTGCGGCCAACCTACAACATCCTGCTGCGCGACGATAAATCGTACCCCTTCGTCTTTGCCAGCGATCGACACCCCTACCCCGCTCTCGAGTACAAGCGTGCCCGCAGGCGTCACGACGATGGACGCTACCTGGGCCCCTACCCGAGCAGCGGCGCGGTACGGGAAAGCCTCTCGCTGATGCAAAAGATCTTTCGCATTCGCAACTGTGAAGACAGCGTCTTTTCCCATCGCACACGCCCTTGTCTGCAGTATCAGATTCAGCGCTGCAGCGCTCCCTGCGTGGGATATATCAGTGAAGCCGACTATCGTCGCGACCTGGAGCACGCCGTAATGTGTCTTGAAGGCCGCAGCGAACAGGTCACTCAGGAACTGACCGACGCCATGGAGGCCGCCAGCCGTGACCTTGCCTTCGAGGATGCAGCCCGCCTGCGCGATCAGATCCAGCACCTGCGTCAGCTCCAGCAGCGCCAGTTCGTCGACACCGAAGGCGGCGACGCCGATGCCTTTGCCTTGGCCGAGCGCGAAGGCGCCCTGTGCATCTCGGTCCTGGCAGTACGTCAAGGGCGACTCCTGGGGGCTCGCCATCACTCCCCCGATAACGGCTTGGGCCTCGAGGCTTCCGAGCTGCTGGGGGAGTTCGTCAGCCAGTATTACATTGGCCAGGAACGCGAAATCCCTCGCGAAGTGATCACCACATTACCGCTCCCAGATTGCGACATTCTGGAAAGCGCATTGAGCAGCCGTGCCGAGCGGCGCGTGCGCGTTACCCACAAGGTGCGAGGTCACCGCAGCCAATGGCTCGAATTGGCACGTACCAACGCCGAACAGCAGTTAGCCAGCCGCCTGGCCAGCCAGAACGAACTCGACCGTCGCTTCGACTCGCTGCAGGAAGCCTTGGCGCTGGAAATGCACATCGAGCGGCTAGAATGCTTCGACATCAGTCACAGCCATGGTGAGGCGACAGTGGCCTCATGCGTGGTGTTCGATCGCAACGGCCCGCGAAAGTCGGATTACCGGCGCTTCAACATAGAGAGCGTGACTGCCGGTGACGATTATGCCGCCATGCGCCAGGCGCTGAGTCGACGCTTTCGCCGTCTCGCCGAAGGCGAAGGGATGATGCCGGACATCCTGTTACTGGATGGCGGCAAGGGACAGCTCAACCTGGCGCGCGATGTTCTCGGCGAGTTGGGGCTCGACACGATCCGACTGCTTGGCGTGGCCAAGGGAACCACACGCAAGGCCGGTCTCGAGACACTGTTCATCGAAACCGTCGATCGCACCCTCGATCTGCCGACGGCATCGCCAGCCCTGCATCTGATCCAACACGTGCGCGACGAGGCCCACCGCTTTGCCATTACCGGACACCGCAACCGTCGCGACAAGGCCCGCCGCAGCTCCGCGCTGGAGGACATCGACGGCATCGGCCCCAAACGTCGCCGGGAGTTGCTGCGCTTTTTCGGTGGCCTGCAGGGCGTCAAGCAGGCCAGCCGCGAGGAGCTCGCCCGCGTTCCCGGCATCAGCGCCACCCTGGCGGAGACGATTCATCGCTCGCTGCATGGATGA
- the pgsA gene encoding CDP-diacylglycerol--glycerol-3-phosphate 3-phosphatidyltransferase, translated as MNIPNILTLARIAFIPLLVVFFYLPFSWSMPVAAGLFALASVTDWLDGYLARRWNQSTPFGAFLDPVADKLMVAVALALLIERFDSIWLTLPALVIIGREIVISALREWMAEMGKRGSVAVSWLGKFKTTLQMIALLLLLAFAPGTQFSLLGVATLHIAAIMTLWSMLMYLRAAWPHLSRAM; from the coding sequence ATGAACATCCCCAACATCCTGACGCTGGCCAGAATCGCCTTCATTCCGCTGCTGGTGGTGTTCTTCTATCTCCCCTTTTCCTGGAGCATGCCGGTAGCCGCCGGCCTGTTCGCGCTGGCCTCTGTCACCGATTGGCTAGATGGCTACCTGGCACGGCGCTGGAACCAGTCCACTCCCTTCGGTGCCTTTCTCGACCCGGTAGCGGACAAGTTGATGGTGGCCGTGGCCCTGGCACTGCTTATCGAGCGCTTCGACAGCATCTGGCTGACACTGCCCGCCCTGGTCATCATCGGGCGCGAAATCGTGATTTCGGCGCTACGCGAATGGATGGCCGAGATGGGCAAGCGCGGCAGCGTGGCAGTTTCCTGGCTCGGCAAGTTCAAGACCACCCTGCAGATGATTGCCCTGCTGTTGCTGCTGGCCTTCGCACCGGGCACGCAATTTTCCCTGTTAGGGGTCGCCACCCTGCATATCGCCGCGATAATGACGCTCTGGTCGATGCTGATGTACCTGCGTGCGGCCTGGCCCCACCTGTCGCGCGCTATGTAG